A genomic region of Melanotaenia boesemani isolate fMelBoe1 chromosome 21, fMelBoe1.pri, whole genome shotgun sequence contains the following coding sequences:
- the fbxw10 gene encoding F-box/WD repeat-containing protein 10 isoform X1: MEPSVNNSMCKFNYKKCPQMCGMCPSCVFAPNPLGSTKRLWKVSDGLKRRFVVALLLRCRNPQVLENIQKLLNETPWTWFTYARSRSPTSPQKYPSSNQALADKPLGVDINGISNWFNSSPDWMKLNYICRLFSLCDFELLHMLSNLTDVLLARQKRGFLHLSVRNHNPNQHDQDSDDPALMVVPGSSKSMSGVSQYRDFIGCLPVDLSKRILGLLEEHTLTCCKRVSQYWKHLAEETMQEIKFRRIFQDEIKIMMEGCSSIHIVSPTYANIVDVTVPVQMDEEEEESVQKVKQFEAAYAKIKTKTVLMEERNVYCGAYFSKMLLNEKDPYRVVDYKGGRLMATGSKDRLVHLFYVASETKAMTVMRGHAGSVRAVLLCEDRGLIITAGCDATIRCWNLKTDSCAMVLYGHTRTINCLDVHGDRLVSGANDYTVKVWSLQTWRQLKDIHFKHHSSVLCVKMDKTTVYSSCVQGLVKIWNMENGSLLRVIDAHKNSVKCLFFDQWHLLSGDSSGKVKAWSVSCGAKECLMTFNHPKEVKSLALIYLRVITGCVDGKIRIFNFLTGDCLRDIVVDFVSGTIRSFHFHDHSILVNTTSSVQLYQFAKVFWDHIDSTQGGCGDALAQDGLVSETSAHCLTKFPHTLSPTQKIQNCNKKPEKISITKKSQTKEKMCRKTAQELLMQSEKAASERIKKRGPHHPLTRDSILLRVGTIQRVKCMDEVSINMEHNASLRDSWGPPTPLDLLRSDAEKQILQLYPLQPTHKRRPKTCIPVLKQAAGQNMKSTSQAKEVSSAPDTTQRYHPMHPSDNTHTPNKTMS, encoded by the exons ATGGAACCTAGTGTAAATAATTCGATGTGCAAATTTAACTATAAGAAATGTCCCCAAATGTGCGGAATGTGTCCTTCTTGCGTTTTTGCACCGAACCCTCTGGGTTCCACCAAACGTTTGTGGAAAGTGTCGGATGGACTCAAGAGGAGATTCGTTGTGGCGTTACTTTTACGATGCAGGAATCCCCAGGTGCTCGAGAACATCCAGAAACTGCTAAATGAAACACCATGGACGTGGTTCACGTACGCCAGGTCAAGAAGTCCGACTTCCCCTCAGAAATACCCTTCTTCAAACCAAGCACTGGCTGACAAACCACTTGGCGTGGATATAAATGGAATTTCGAACTGGTTCAACAGCAGTCCAGACTGGATGAAATTAAACTACATTTGCcgacttttttctttatgtgacTTTGAACTTCTACACATGCTCTCTAACTTAACCGACGTGCTTTTGGCCAGACAGAAGCGAGGGTTTCTACACTTAAGTG TGAGAAACCACAATCCCAATCAACACGATCAGGACTCAGATGACCCTGCTCTCATGGTAGTTCCTGGATCATCAAAGTCTATGTCTGGAGTCAGTCAATATCGAGACTTCATTGGTTGCTTACCTGTTGATCTGTCCAAGAGGATTCTAG GTCTGTTAGAGGAACATACTTTGACATGTTGCAAGAGGGTTTCTCAATACTGGAAGCACCTTGCAGAGGAAACCATGCAGGAGATCAAATTCAGAAGAATTTTTCAGGACGAAATTAAGATAATGATGGAG GGCTGCAGTAGTATTCATATAGTCAGTCCTACTTATGCCAACATTGTTGATGTCACAGTTCCTGTACAgatggatgaggaagaggaggaatcTGTCCAAAAG GTCAAGCAATTTGAAGCCGCTtatgccaaaataaaaacaaaaacagtgctAATGGAAGAGCGAAATGTTTATTGCGGTGCATATTTTTCCAAGATGCTGCTAAACGA AAAAGACCCTTACAGAGTGGTAGACTACAAAGGTGGCCGGCTAATGGCTACAGGCTCAAAGGATCGTTTGGTGCATCTGTTTTATGTGGCATCTGAAACAAAAGCCATGACGGTGATGAGAGGACATGCTGGCAGCGTTCGGGCCGTGCTGCTTTGCGAGGACAGAGGTCTGATCATAACTGCAGGCTGTGATGCAACCATCAG GTGTTGGAATTTGAAGACAGACAGTTGTGCGATGGTGCTTTATGGACACACCAGAACCATCAACTGCTTGGATGTGCATGGTGACAGACTTGTCTCAGGAGCAAATGATTACACAGTTAAAG TGTGGAGTCTACAGACATGGAGACAATTAAAGGATATTCATTTTAAGCATCACAGTTCTGTCCTATGtgtaaagatggacaaaacAACTGTGTACAGCAGCTGTGTTCAAGGCCTGGTCAAAATATGGAACATGGAAAATGGATCACTGCTCAGG GTGATTGATGCCCACAAGAACTCagtaaagtgtttgttttttgatcAATGGCACCTTCTGTCCGGGGATTCTAGTGGCAAAGTCAAAGCTTGGAGCGTCAGCTGTGGTGCTAAAGAGTGTCTTATGACATTCAACCACCCAAA GGAGGTAAAATCTCTGGCCCTTATCTACCTCCGTGTTATTACTGGCTGTGTGGATGGAAAAATTCGCATATTTAATTTCCTTACTGGAGATTGTTTGAGAGACATCGTGGTAGACTTTGTATCAGGCACAATACGATCTTTTCACTTCCATGACCACAG TATATTAGTGAACACAACATCCAGTGTGCAGCTCTACCAGTTTGCCAAGGTGTTCTGGGATCACATAGATTCAACACAGGGAGGTTGTGGTGATGCACTGGCTCAGGATGGTTTGGTTTCTGAGACATCAGCACATTGCCTCACAAAGTTTCCTCATACATTATCCCCCACCCAAAAGATTCAGAACTGCAACAAGAAACCAGAGAAAATCTCTATCACCAAAAAATCTCAGACAAAAG AAAAAATGTGCAGGAAGACTGCTCAAGAGTTATTGATGCAGAGTGAGAAGGCTGCAAGTGAACGGATAAAGAAAAGAGGCCCCCATCATCCTCTGACCCGTGACTCCATTCTCCTTAGAGTTGGTACCATCCAGAGGGTGAAATGCATGGATGAAGTCAGCATCAACATGGAGCACAATGCAAGTTTGCGCGATTCGTGGGGTCCTCCCACACCTCTGGATCTACTCAGGTCTGATGCAGAAAAGCAGATCCTGCAGCTGTACCCACTACAGCCCACACATAAGAGGAGGCCCAAGACTTGCATCCCAGTTCTGAAGCAAGCTGCAGGTCAAAATATGAAAAGCACATCACAAGCAAAGGAGGTTTCCTCTGCCCCTGACACAACACAGAGATACCATCCAATGCATCCCAGCGATAACACACACACGCCCAACAAGACAATGAGTTGA
- the fbxw10 gene encoding F-box/WD repeat-containing protein 10 isoform X2, whose amino-acid sequence MVVPGSSKSMSGVSQYRDFIGCLPVDLSKRILGLLEEHTLTCCKRVSQYWKHLAEETMQEIKFRRIFQDEIKIMMEGCSSIHIVSPTYANIVDVTVPVQMDEEEEESVQKVKQFEAAYAKIKTKTVLMEERNVYCGAYFSKMLLNEKDPYRVVDYKGGRLMATGSKDRLVHLFYVASETKAMTVMRGHAGSVRAVLLCEDRGLIITAGCDATIRCWNLKTDSCAMVLYGHTRTINCLDVHGDRLVSGANDYTVKVWSLQTWRQLKDIHFKHHSSVLCVKMDKTTVYSSCVQGLVKIWNMENGSLLRVIDAHKNSVKCLFFDQWHLLSGDSSGKVKAWSVSCGAKECLMTFNHPKEVKSLALIYLRVITGCVDGKIRIFNFLTGDCLRDIVVDFVSGTIRSFHFHDHSILVNTTSSVQLYQFAKVFWDHIDSTQGGCGDALAQDGLVSETSAHCLTKFPHTLSPTQKIQNCNKKPEKISITKKSQTKEKMCRKTAQELLMQSEKAASERIKKRGPHHPLTRDSILLRVGTIQRVKCMDEVSINMEHNASLRDSWGPPTPLDLLRSDAEKQILQLYPLQPTHKRRPKTCIPVLKQAAGQNMKSTSQAKEVSSAPDTTQRYHPMHPSDNTHTPNKTMS is encoded by the exons ATGGTAGTTCCTGGATCATCAAAGTCTATGTCTGGAGTCAGTCAATATCGAGACTTCATTGGTTGCTTACCTGTTGATCTGTCCAAGAGGATTCTAG GTCTGTTAGAGGAACATACTTTGACATGTTGCAAGAGGGTTTCTCAATACTGGAAGCACCTTGCAGAGGAAACCATGCAGGAGATCAAATTCAGAAGAATTTTTCAGGACGAAATTAAGATAATGATGGAG GGCTGCAGTAGTATTCATATAGTCAGTCCTACTTATGCCAACATTGTTGATGTCACAGTTCCTGTACAgatggatgaggaagaggaggaatcTGTCCAAAAG GTCAAGCAATTTGAAGCCGCTtatgccaaaataaaaacaaaaacagtgctAATGGAAGAGCGAAATGTTTATTGCGGTGCATATTTTTCCAAGATGCTGCTAAACGA AAAAGACCCTTACAGAGTGGTAGACTACAAAGGTGGCCGGCTAATGGCTACAGGCTCAAAGGATCGTTTGGTGCATCTGTTTTATGTGGCATCTGAAACAAAAGCCATGACGGTGATGAGAGGACATGCTGGCAGCGTTCGGGCCGTGCTGCTTTGCGAGGACAGAGGTCTGATCATAACTGCAGGCTGTGATGCAACCATCAG GTGTTGGAATTTGAAGACAGACAGTTGTGCGATGGTGCTTTATGGACACACCAGAACCATCAACTGCTTGGATGTGCATGGTGACAGACTTGTCTCAGGAGCAAATGATTACACAGTTAAAG TGTGGAGTCTACAGACATGGAGACAATTAAAGGATATTCATTTTAAGCATCACAGTTCTGTCCTATGtgtaaagatggacaaaacAACTGTGTACAGCAGCTGTGTTCAAGGCCTGGTCAAAATATGGAACATGGAAAATGGATCACTGCTCAGG GTGATTGATGCCCACAAGAACTCagtaaagtgtttgttttttgatcAATGGCACCTTCTGTCCGGGGATTCTAGTGGCAAAGTCAAAGCTTGGAGCGTCAGCTGTGGTGCTAAAGAGTGTCTTATGACATTCAACCACCCAAA GGAGGTAAAATCTCTGGCCCTTATCTACCTCCGTGTTATTACTGGCTGTGTGGATGGAAAAATTCGCATATTTAATTTCCTTACTGGAGATTGTTTGAGAGACATCGTGGTAGACTTTGTATCAGGCACAATACGATCTTTTCACTTCCATGACCACAG TATATTAGTGAACACAACATCCAGTGTGCAGCTCTACCAGTTTGCCAAGGTGTTCTGGGATCACATAGATTCAACACAGGGAGGTTGTGGTGATGCACTGGCTCAGGATGGTTTGGTTTCTGAGACATCAGCACATTGCCTCACAAAGTTTCCTCATACATTATCCCCCACCCAAAAGATTCAGAACTGCAACAAGAAACCAGAGAAAATCTCTATCACCAAAAAATCTCAGACAAAAG AAAAAATGTGCAGGAAGACTGCTCAAGAGTTATTGATGCAGAGTGAGAAGGCTGCAAGTGAACGGATAAAGAAAAGAGGCCCCCATCATCCTCTGACCCGTGACTCCATTCTCCTTAGAGTTGGTACCATCCAGAGGGTGAAATGCATGGATGAAGTCAGCATCAACATGGAGCACAATGCAAGTTTGCGCGATTCGTGGGGTCCTCCCACACCTCTGGATCTACTCAGGTCTGATGCAGAAAAGCAGATCCTGCAGCTGTACCCACTACAGCCCACACATAAGAGGAGGCCCAAGACTTGCATCCCAGTTCTGAAGCAAGCTGCAGGTCAAAATATGAAAAGCACATCACAAGCAAAGGAGGTTTCCTCTGCCCCTGACACAACACAGAGATACCATCCAATGCATCCCAGCGATAACACACACACGCCCAACAAGACAATGAGTTGA